In the Hordeum vulgare subsp. vulgare chromosome 7H, MorexV3_pseudomolecules_assembly, whole genome shotgun sequence genome, one interval contains:
- the LOC123407212 gene encoding OVARIAN TUMOR DOMAIN-containing deubiquitinating enzyme 11-like, which translates to MSEQQDHVSKSSSSSISTSTQESEEEVSVTIGSLLAQARNDSGYSLGRRLLHLGSVPHRPRVNGEIPNVDNATLDHERLLERLGTYGLAEFQIEGDGNCQFRALADQIFRNPEYHKQVRKAVMKQLKEFRKRYEGYVPMEYKVYLKKMKRSGEWGDHLTLQAAADRFGAKICLLTSFRDTCLIEIVPRDLTPTRELWLSFWCEVHYNSLYATDDLLTRKTKKKHWLF; encoded by the exons ATGTCTGAACAACAGGACCATGTTAGTAAAAGCTCtagctcaagcatcagcaccAGCACTCAGGAAAGCGAGGAGGAAGTGTCCGTGACTATAGGCAGCCTCCTTGCTCAAGCAAGGAACGACAGCGGATATAGTCTTGGGAGGCGCCTCTTGCATTTGGGTTCCGTCCCG CACCGTCCTCGAGTTAATGGAGAGATTCCTAATGTTGACAACGCAACCTTGGATCATGAAAGATTGTTGGAAAG GTTGGGGACTTATGGTTTGGCCGAGTTTCAGATAGAGGGAGATGGGAATTGTCAG TTTCGAGCTTTGGCAGACCAGATTTTTCGCAATCCTGAATATCACAAACAAGTGAGGAAGGCAGTCATGAAGCAG CTAAAAGAATTCAGAAAACGGTATGAAGGCTACGTACCGATGGAATATAAGGTGtacttgaagaaaatgaaaag ATCCGGGGAATGGGGGGATCATCTGACCCTTCAAGCGGCTGCAGACCGG TTTGGTGCCAAAATTTGTTTGCTGACGTCATTTAGGGACACCTGCTTGATTGAGATAGTCCCCAGGGACCTAACTCCTACAAGAG AGCTTTGGCTGAGCTTCTGGTGTGAAGTACACTACAATTCTTTGTATGCGACTGATG ATCTCCTGACTCGCAAAACTAAGAAGAAGCATTGGTTGTTCTAG